ttttatttggaaCTCAAATCTCCATAAGATTGCACAACCTGGGGGAGGATAAGGGACTTTGCTTTGCTTGGAACTTAAACAAAGCTCCCAAATGTCCTAAAATTCTATGCAGCTAAGAAATTTTGTATATTAGTTCTTTGAAACTAGGAATTCTTAAATTAGGTCTTAATTTTGCTTAGTTTCTTtggcataaaaattttaagtttttataacATTACTGGTTACATCTTATCAGAGTTCTATTTAAACAGGCACAAGTTCAAGCAAAGATTAGATTCTGCCTTTAACAATGTGTACTCAGACAGGGGGCATTAAAAGGTAGATGTAAAAATCATTTACAAAATTACTACTTTCATTACATTTCCCATGTTGACACTCTTCCACAGCTTATAAttaggcaaattatttattttaattatattaaataacatCTCAAActatggtaagaaaaaaaattatccagataTTTCTACCCAGAGACAATATACTATAAACCAAGAATATGCAACCACTGCCTCTAATCTATCTTTTTGTGTTACATGTGAGGAAATATATAAACGGTGCAAAAAGTGTCAATACTCCAGCAGAGTAACCAAATAGAAGGAAATTCCTTCACACAGCCTTTCTTTGGTATTAGTGTCCAGTTACTTTCATGCACTGGAAGGGACtacttttcaaattcctttctctGAAAAGAACCTCCTATATCAAAAAGGTGTATCTATTATATGCAAATTTTGTGTTTGAAAAACTCCCATGTTAAGACTTTATCATTATCTTActcattcaataaaaatgtatggTTTCTCCAGCATGTTAGGCATTGTACTAAAGTGCTATACaggatataaatttaaaacagatATAGATCTTACCAATGAACAGCTTATAGTACAATAGAGACAAGAAGCTGGCCCATCTCCATTCCCCCTCAACCAGAAAATGGATGAAATATCAGGGTCAATAGTTTTAAGCCAGAAAAGTAGACAGTTTAGTTAGGAGAAGTTTCGAAACATGCCCTTCAGGACCAATGATCACAACACTAAcatatctcttttaaaaagagggaggaaattCAAATTTCTTCATTAGTTCAACATACACTTCTATAATTCCATAACATGTACCAGTGGTAAATGTaagatgaaaatgaagaataaggaaaaatattttgtttttcttcttcattagtGGAAGTATTAGTATATTTTTATCTACTTGCATTCTATATTTCTCTTACAAACAGAAGTATTTATGTGGTTTTGTATTGGACACTTAGAAAAAGTATACACAGGCTAAACAAAAGACATAATTCCTTGTACTTCTCAAGGTCCAAGAGACCAAACTCAGAAAACCCAGACTCTAGCAAAACTTCCCAATTTATGTCATCTTAACATAAGACTAGATAATATTTACCAATAAAATATTACAGCAATATTACATAAGTGCATTgcctttttaattacaaaagaataCTAATACATAATACTGTGTAATGTTTACTAAACACTAGGTAGTGCTCtaagtgctttaaaatatttttagtctttATATAACTCTATAGAGTAGGTATTATCTTCACTTGATAGACAAGAAAACAGAGATCAGAAAAGCTAAGTAATTTCACAGAGCTGAAGAACAGCACAGCCAGGATTCCAATTCATCCAGTCTCTCTCCAGAATCAAACTCTTAGCCACTGTGGTTTATGACATCTACTGCAACTGTTCTATCCAAAAGCCCTTAATCCTAAATCATCAAAAGTAAGGGTCTCTGTTTTACTCCAGGAAGAAGCATTTCTAAGAATAAATTTGGAAATGATAAATTTTGTAAAGTTTTGCTTGATAATTTACCATTTAAACTGAAATTCATTATGTTAAAACTTTTCCCTTTGCAAAAGAGCTATTgcatttatgaaaaatttcatttaGATAGGGctaatcacacacacatacacacacacaaattaaacGTAATTTCATGGacataataactaacattttgaGTACTTCCTatttgccagacactgttctaagtactttacacatATTACTTCTTTTGCTTCTCCTTAAGTATGtgctaaaaaaaaatacccaacttacagaagaggagactgaggtgtgggaaggttaagtaacttatctaAGGCAGGATAGCTAGATCTGGCTTCTGGACCAGACCATAATCTGATTCCAAAGACCACACTCTTAACAATTTTACTATATTAATTTGTCAAGATAaggcattttaaaagtatttattattttctcaaaaatagtTCTTAATATGAACACTCAAGAAAAATAATCACTTATAATTTAACTGAAACATTTAGTAGTTTTCCTTTTAACACTAAGTTAGAAGCACAGGggaacattatttttaatcatactattaattttttggttttgttaaatTTAGATCATGAATATTGTTACCAAGCACACAAACTTTAGAAAAACTTATAATGGGCAAATAGTTTCTGACATtgtaagtattgggttggccaaaaagtgcctttggttcataaaaaaaaataaaagacacattcttcattttcaccaagaactttattgaacaatgtattcactcttttgttccactaccttctgccatttttaggtaacttcataattccatcttcccaactttttacctttttgagtgaagaactgttccaggtgccctTTACACTCTTCCAGGggattgaaattttttccattaagagaattctgtaaagaccgaaataaatggaaatccgaaggtgcaatgtctggtgaacacggtggatgaatcagaacccCCCAGCCAAGcttaacagtttttgcctggtcatcaaagaaacatacagtcttgcattatcctgatggaagattatgcgttttctgttgactaattctggatgctttttgttgagtgctgctttcagttggtctaactgggagcagtacttgctggagttaatcgtttggttttctggaaggagctcataatagaggattcccttccaatcccaccatacacacaacatcaccttctttggatgaagaccagcctttgctGTGGTTGGTAGTGGTTTATTTCGCTTGTCCcatgatctcttccgttccacattattgtacagtatccacttttcattgcccatcacaattcGTTTTAAATACGGAACATTtccattacgtttcagtagagaagcacatgcagaaatacagtcaagaaggttgttttttcacttaacttatgtggaacccaaacatcaaagcaatgaacataacaaaaccggtgcaaatgattttcaacgcttgatttggatgttttgcctatgttgGCTGTCTCCCGTGTGGTATAaggttgattgttctcagttaatgtctcgatttgatcgctaccaacttcaactggtctacccgacagtgcagcatcgtccagtgagaaatctccagcacaaaacttcgcaaactacttttgacatgttcaatcagtcacagcaccttctccatacactgcacaagtCTTTTTATGCATTTCagctgcatttttacctttcttgaaataatgaagcataatatgccaaaatgttgctttttcttccatcttcaatattaaaatggctacacaaaaattcaccaattttgtaagtctttttttaaatgcacactgatatgacagctatcacatacaatctaacaaaattgttttgaatgaagttaaagacaactaagcactactagagccatcttatggaaaaaaatgaacaaacctttcttttggtcaacccaatatttAATTCTGGTTGACCTTAGAAAACCACATAATCTATTGGTCTTACAGTGGGCACACGGAAAAGAGGAGGCTAGAACATAGAGACATAGACTATAACAGAGAAAAAGgatgaaatgtattttaatgtatgGGATTTTGTGATAATATACAAATATGATTTAGATAGATTATCTGAAGCAAAAAGATATACtaacaaataattacaatgacAAATAATAAGGAATATATAATCATATGTTAGCTTATACAGAGTACCATGGGAATGCAGCATTAACACCACCTGCAGATGTGGAGGAGGGCTTCACAGAGAAGGCATTCTTTTTTAATCAATCACTGTTtccaaaaaaaactaaaatacaattTGGGAAATGTAtacttaattcattaatttttcctcAACTTTAATGATGAATTTATCAGTCAAAAGAATTTGGTATTTACctgtaaatctctttaaaaatcgtgataaattaaaatgagcttttaaaaacagGTAGATCTCATAACACTGAAAGTGCAGTTTATAATAcagcaaaattaaatacaataaccATTTTAAATGACCTATTaaattctttgttcatttctttgacTTCATTTAGCATTGATCTAACTCAATGTGGAAGGTTACATTCATACAAGTTTAAACAGCTTAATGATTAACTATATTCACCTGCCAACCTTACTGTTTATGTGGCAAATAGTGTTATATAGAGAGTTCAGAAGTCTAGGTATGCTTGCAGGAAAAAAAACGAATTCCAAATCGTTTTAAAGGGAATAATTAGGATAAAAATGTACACTATTaagctctttctttttattgctccTCTAGTTATTTCTTCCAGAATTGACCAAGATTATCCATCATTTGATTCTGTATCTCCAGAGCCAAAATCAAGATTTGCTATGTTAGATGATGTAAAAATTTTAGCCAATGGCCTACTTCAGTTAGGACATGGTCTTAAAGACTTTGTTCATAAGACTAAGGGCCAAATTAATGACATATTTCAAAAACTCAACATATTTGATCAGTCTTTTTATGACTTATCACTGCAAaccaatgaaatcaaagaagaagaaaaggaacttaGAAGAACTACATCCAGACTGCAAGtcaaaaatgaagaagtaaagaacaTGTCACTTGAACTCAACTCAAAACTTGAAAGTCTCCTTGAAGAAAAAATTCTACTTCAACAAAAAGTGAGATACCTGGAGGACCAATTAaccaatttaattaaaaatcaacCTGAAATTCAGGAACACCCGGAAATAACTTCACTCAAAGTAAGTATAAAACAAAGAGGGTTCATGATTATGTTTTCAAtgtggatctttttaaaaaaatattctaaaacatgCTACTTGAAATACTTTGTTGAACTGTTGAAACACtatatttttctcatgaaaaaAAGACTCCAGGAAATAAATTTTCCCATTATAATTTCAAGTTGGTTTTTGTTTCCCtaatattatttatgaaaataactaAACTTTGCATTTCAGATGAAAATTACAAGACAGTTAAGCAATGAAATTTAGAACACTAAATTATTATACTATTGCAAATTACTGGAGGCAAGTAAAAAGCTAAAGGAATATAACTTGTGTAACTATtctcccatctttaaaatgtataaaagtaatacagttaatggaaaagatattaaaatactgtttttttttcatttaattgaaGTAGTTTAAAGTTCAGGAAATCAGCTTTTAGAGatggtacattttaaataaaactcaagTATGTACTATGTGAAAGAAGAATACAAGGGGAAAAGGTTTACCAATATCATTTTTCTAATCCagtattagtttaaaaaattagattgtgATAGTGTTATAGGAAATTAAAAAGTctaatttaacaaaaaagaaagaaacttctaaCCAACCTATAATCTATGTCCAGACATTTGTAGAACAGCAAGATAATAGCATCAAAGATCTTCTTCAGATCGTGGAAGAACAATACAGACAATTAAATCAACAGCACAGtcaaataaaagaaattgaaaatcagGTAAGTCAATATTTTAATAGTATGTCCAatcttttacataaaatttagGTCCATGAAAACGCTGGAccctaaaattatttaaaataattatagttgGATAGTGAATAAAAGGATCACCTCAGTATGATCATTAGGTTTGCAGGCTCTGAAGCTAATACACTACCCGGGGTTGAATTTTGGCTCCAAAACTtttgtgtgaccttgaataaatTACTTAACCCCTTATCAGTTTCCTAATGTACTCTATGTAGATAATAAAAGAATCTGTCTTACAGGACTgttgtgagaaaaaaagaattaattcatGCCAAGTACATCCTCAATATAGCAGCCAAAGAGATtcagttaaaatttaaattagactctctctctctttgttcaaCACCGCACAATGGCTTCCGGTCTCTCTCGTATTGGCCCATAAAACCCAGATGACTCTTAATCATCTCACTGACTTCATCTCCTGTACTCTAGTCATACTGGCCTTTTTACTGTTACACAAACACATCAAACAGGCTGCTATCTCAGGGTCTTTGCCCTTGTTGCTCTCTGTCTGAAATGCTCTTCACCCTGGTATCTGCATGGGCCCACTCTTACTCACTTTAGGTCTTTCTCAAATACAAATTTCTCAAAGAAGCCTTCCCAGATAACTTAATCATAAATTATAATCCCCCAGGTGCCACCTATTCTTTCCTTCTTACCTATTTGGCCTCTTGCCTTACCTCCCAATCCACCTTATACTCTAGACAAACTGGAATATTCGCAGTCATGTGTCAGAGCTGGGTCAGAACACAGATGGGCTAACTCCTAGGTCAGTGACCTGTCCTCTACACCATGATCCCATATTCATGTTTAATTCCATTCAATGTAGATATTTATGTACATTCTAATAAACGAACTAGAcaaaaactcaacaagaaaaaaaaaaaagaaagaaattataatccCCTACACCCATGCTTGAAACCTGCTACCTCCTTCAttactctcttttcttcctgaacaCTTATCCCTATTTAACATAATACATATTTGAGTTATTTATCTTGTCTGTCCCtgcactagaatgtaagctccataagtACAGAaagtttcttctattttttaaaattgctataGCTCCAAAATATAGAACtctgtctgacacatagtaggcacttaataaatacatgttaataaacGTAATGTCACATTTAGCACAAGGAAGTCAATAAAAACTTACTatgattaatattattattggAAGCTATATGTCTAATAATTAAAGTTTAATACCCAACAATATAATTAATCTACAATGTAAATAACTGACTAGGTGAGCAAGGTAGGTACGTGTTTGGAATAAAGCTATGCCAAAATCTAAGATTTCCAATAAACAGTACTATcgttcaaaaatattaattagtaATAATACTACTAAACAGCTGTTCAAGAGTTTCAAAAATAATACAGACCTGAAGAAactagtgtaaaaaaaaaaatagacgccaagaactataaaacaaatattaccaATTTCCACCAAACAAACACATTATGTTTCAGTAATTTTATGACTCATAATTTCAGTAGGTTATTTTTGCTAACTGTCTGAAAAGGGGTTTTTGCCAGCTAGTTTTGATTTCCATAATTGCCTTCTTactatatgttatttttctaattcttttcctgtatctttTATTATGAGTAAATGAACCTGCTCACAAAAGCAAAATGTcactattataaaataatatacatcctgtctaataataaaatgtatgaaGAATTCAACAATGAATTCTAAGTTGGAAGAAGGCTTAAATCATCTGACCCAActtattcaaatttaaattaagaaaccAAAACTGTAAAGTTAAGTTACTATAAGATCACAGTTACTTAGTAGAAAAGACTAACATCCAGTAAGTGAACTTTACAATGGATCTTTATGTAGTATATCCTAGGAAATGCCATTTATGCTGACTTCAAAAAACTAACACTAATAACACATTACGTACTCTGCTCTTCTCAACCCATCAATAAGAAAAGCTATCGGTCAATAAACTGCAAACCCAGCAcaacatacaatgaaatattgaatatattgaaAGTACACAAATAAAACTGCCTATTTGTTACCTTTACAGATATGATTACATGTCAAAAACTATCAAGAAAGCAGCCTTGTTCAAATTATGTGCTAGGTCTTAAGACCTACAACTGagaattatgaaatttaaaatctgcCTGTGTCACTGAACAGAATATATATTacattcatataaataaatagaacatattaaaatattctaagtaaAGTCTCTGCCTTTGATCTTACTGTTTTTTGATCAATTGCTGTTTTTTGCcttgtctttctctatttttttgaaCTCTTTATGTGCCTGattaaatattttgagaacaGCAAGTCTGTATAATATGTATAGCATTGCTTATCCCTCTTAACATCGAAAACAATAACATATTATGAACTCAGATTTCCCCTAACTGTATATTCAGtaccatttttaaaagtagatttatattcttttatcaGTTAAGAAGAACTGGTGTTCAAGAATCCACAGAAAATTCTCTTTCTTCTAAACCAAGAGCACCAAGAACTACTCCCTCTCTTCActtgaatgaaacaaaaaatgtaGAACATGATGGTAAGATAATTTGGTGGGTTTCCTTCTTGAAACTAATATcatcaaatttttcttctttgacatttCCATCAAAAATCTCTATTCTCAGGGCCTGTTCTAGACTAactaaaagagaataaagagataAATCCAACAAATATAACGTGTCAACCTAAATTGGAtcctggtgatttttttaaaccctgTAAAACATTCTTAAGACaatcagggaaatataaatatagacTTGATATtagataatataaaattattattaattttcttagatgTAATGATGGTATTATAGTTATGTAAGAGAATAATCTCATGTTTAAGAGATGGATGCCAAAATATCTAACGGGTTAAGGGGCATGATGTTTGCAAATTCCTTTCAAATAGCACAgcaaaatacatatttgtatgtatttgtgtttataaagcaaatacggcaaaatgttaacaactgttgAATACAGATGAAAAGATTATGGCATTCTCTTCAATGTTTCTACTTtccataagaaaaacaaaaaagagggggAACAAAGTCTCCATTCCTAcccaagctttaaaaaaatgatatagtttgaaaacacatttatttttaatgtaattcataaaggaaaaaagttctCTGTTAGTTTCCTCTATGTACGTTCACTCTTTCCTCATGTATCTGTTGACTACCTGCTATGCACCAAGCACTATACTAACATCTCATATGTGgtattttatttatgtctttccTAGATCTAAGGggaaaaagtgtttaaaattctaattttgtcacttttcttaaaaataaatcagtttggTAATAACTATTTTGATATTCTTTGTATAATATGCCATCTAATAAAAATGCTTTAGCATAAAGTACCTTTTCAATAACACATTACTGAAAAAGACTGAAGGCTACAGTCACCACAATTCCATAAAATGTCAAGTAAAATCTCAAGCTCTAAAGATATCATTCTTTATTACTGTATCTTACATAATAACATTTTGTTGATTCTAGACATTCCTGCTGATTGTACCATCATTTATAATAGAGGTGAACATACAAGTGGCATCTATTCCATTAGACCCAGCAACTCTCAAGTTTTCAACGTCTACTGTGATGTTACCTCAGGTAAAACGAGCCTAAGAGAAACTAGACAGTAGCTAGCTCAGGTTACTCACTACCTATTAGTAAGGCTAATCCTGTTATTTTTGTTCtgaatacatataaaatgaaatatatataacacaaGTAGTTATACAGATCTAGTACTtatatttgtcttgtttatgtatttaaTCAGGCATTTGCTCAatattctccatctttttctataaaataatctaaaatgacCTTTGTCAATAAGTTTATTAAGACAAATTCATTAGTTGCCCTTCACTTAACTTCTTGGgctcataataaataataaaatgttattaccATAACAACATTAATAACTACCTTGTACAGCCACCAattaaaaccaaacagaaaaccGCATTTTGTTACAACTATCAGCATCAGTCTACTGAAAATAAACAATCTGTTCATTATATTCAGGTAGTTCATGGACATTAATTCAACACCGAATAGATGGATCACAAAACTTCAATGAAACTTGGGAAAACTACAAATATGGTTTTGGGAGGCTTGATGGTAAGCTGACTTCATTCACTggttaacttaaaaatatttattaagagcctATTACAGACTGGGCATTAGAAATACAATGAATGAGGAACACTCCCAGCCTTCATATAAATTATTAACAAATCACTACACATTTGTAAGTACTGAACTTATTACAAGTGTCTTTATTTGAATTATACTTTTCACAATTACATGTCTGTTCTATGTATACTTATCACAATTTAATTGGATGGCTTCTAATTATCATAATTATAATTATCAAAGATAAATCTGATTAAGGGCTAAGTGCTTCAAATAAGTGCTAAATGCTATGAATGGACTACAAAGAAAACCATCCTTATCACTGGTCATTCTACTTTCTTATtaacattttagatattaactaTTTGGAAGTTGGAAGGCACAAGGAAGCTGTCAGATGTACAGTACAAAATGTTTAGgtttcaattatttaaatatgataaATGTATACTATACAATGtgtggtttaaaataaatttagtttaattcaatgaaaattgttatattttgaccacaaaataaggtaaaaaacaaaataagcaaaataaaaataaatgacagaggTTTAAAATCCAAAAAGCATATTATAAAAATCCATGAGTGATGTACATGTACTCATTAATAAAGTGGATAACATCCATTATTATATCgaatttttaaacattcagtACTACTTGATCATTTAAACAATTCTGTATTCAAACTACCAGTTAAATCCCTAACTAAAAGGTAGAATCAGTGATATGTTTTGTAGCTCCAAATCTTCTTCTGAGAGAATCTAGAGTACTCACTTATTTCTACAAGAAAGTAAGCCATTTGTATTTTGCAATTCTTAAAATGAAATCTACAAATTCAACAGCAGTaaggaaattttgacatttttccttaaatgctttaataaaagGGATAATTAGAGAGTAATTGTGATAATCAGAGATATCTATTTGTATTTAcaatatgttatatttttaattccaaataaaatttttaattatagagaagttattaaaaattatgctttttaatttaaaatgtttttttaatttatttccttctttttctacaAAGAAAACGTATATATCAAGCAAATATCAAAGGCCAAGATTATATTTGAGGAAAATTACATTATTATACAAGTCTCTGGAAATACTTAACAAATCTCTTGATAGTATATTCATATTAATAAACAGCTGACAGTAAAGCCAGTACATATAAGGACCCAGAAGTTAGATATTTTACCAATGACTAGCCCTAAAAGTACTTATAATAGTCTAACACGTTTCACCTGTGAAATATGCCTGATAATATCCATTTCAGAAAGGATAATCAGACTTTAGGTAGGCCTATTACTATTTTAACACTTGTTGTATTTTAACACCTATTACTATTTTAACATAACTATCTTGaataacattgttttaaaaagaaatattttacgAGACTCTAAAATAACCAAGGGATTCAAGACTAAAACATCTAATCTACTtacaccaaagaaaaaaagaacactctCAAAAAAAATAGTTGCTGCCTAATCTGCAGTTAACAATCCACAGatttttacaacttttctttTCAGGAGAGTTTTGGTTGGGTCTAGAGAAGATATACTCCCTAGTAAAGCAATCTAAATATATCTTACGAATTGAGCTAGAAGATTGGAAAGACAACAAGCATTATATTGAATATTCTTTTCACCTGGGAGATCATGAAACCAACTATACACTACATCTAGTTGAGATTGCTGGCAATGTCCCCAACGCACTCCCGGAACACAAAGATTTGATGTTTTCTACTTGGGATCACAAAGCAAAAGGACACTTCAATTGTCCAGAAAGTAATTCAGGTAAACTGTtcctaatataaatattttattttcaaagtttcaaaatatCTTCCCAAAGTAATAGCTAATATCTTTCAATGTCAGACAATTCTTTAAAATCTGAATCcaatataaacattttctctAT
The genomic region above belongs to Phocoena sinus isolate mPhoSin1 chromosome 1, mPhoSin1.pri, whole genome shotgun sequence and contains:
- the ANGPTL3 gene encoding angiopoietin-related protein 3 produces the protein MYTIKLFLFIAPLVISSRIDQDYPSFDSVSPEPKSRFAMLDDVKILANGLLQLGHGLKDFVHKTKGQINDIFQKLNIFDQSFYDLSLQTNEIKEEEKELRRTTSRLQVKNEEVKNMSLELNSKLESLLEEKILLQQKVRYLEDQLTNLIKNQPEIQEHPEITSLKTFVEQQDNSIKDLLQIVEEQYRQLNQQHSQIKEIENQLRRTGVQESTENSLSSKPRAPRTTPSLHLNETKNVEHDDIPADCTIIYNRGEHTSGIYSIRPSNSQVFNVYCDVTSGSSWTLIQHRIDGSQNFNETWENYKYGFGRLDGEFWLGLEKIYSLVKQSKYILRIELEDWKDNKHYIEYSFHLGDHETNYTLHLVEIAGNVPNALPEHKDLMFSTWDHKAKGHFNCPESNSGGWWCHDVCGENNLNGKYNKPKAKTKPERRRGICWKSQNGRLYSIKSTKMLIRPTDSENSE